One genomic region from Aggregicoccus sp. 17bor-14 encodes:
- a CDS encoding TetR/AcrR family transcriptional regulator, producing MGTSGEERRPGRPRSEEAHQAILASAIALVREVGYDRVRMDAVARRAGVGKATVYRRWKTCEALVCEALERLVSALPVPDTGRLRDDLLRLMDGQLGLYRDEATGELLSGLVAGMARSAPLARTVREGFFAAGRAGFLLALRRGVRRGELRRGLDLELALDALQGPLFYRFLFTGAPLDRRVTRTLVDALLRAFAPPVRARAPAHG from the coding sequence ATGGGCACGAGCGGAGAGGAACGGCGGCCAGGCCGGCCGCGCAGCGAGGAGGCGCACCAGGCCATCCTGGCCTCGGCGATCGCGCTCGTGCGCGAGGTGGGCTACGACCGGGTGCGCATGGACGCGGTCGCCCGGCGCGCTGGCGTGGGCAAGGCCACCGTGTACCGGCGGTGGAAGACCTGCGAGGCGCTCGTCTGCGAGGCGCTCGAGCGGCTGGTGAGCGCCCTGCCGGTGCCGGACACGGGGCGCCTGCGCGACGACCTGCTGCGGCTGATGGACGGGCAGCTCGGGCTGTACCGCGACGAGGCCACGGGCGAGCTGCTGTCGGGGCTGGTGGCGGGCATGGCCCGCAGTGCGCCGCTCGCGCGCACGGTGCGCGAGGGCTTCTTCGCCGCCGGACGCGCGGGCTTCCTTCTCGCGCTGCGACGGGGCGTGCGACGGGGCGAGCTGCGGCGCGGGCTGGACCTCGAGCTCGCCCTGGACGCGCTGCAGGGCCCGCTCTTCTACCGCTTCCTCTTCACCGGCGCGCCGCTCGACCGGAGGGTGACCCGCACGCTGGTGGATGCACTGCTGCGCGCGTTTGCGCCGCCGGTACGCGCGCGCGCGCCAGCGCACGGGTGA